The Rhodoferax sediminis genome has a segment encoding these proteins:
- a CDS encoding carbohydrate kinase family protein, with the protein MLCGWLDVPAASEIPMPDSARHLLQCLPLQMLLVTCGAEGALAFDSEGRCIARGRDTRPISLVDTVGAGDSFSAVALAGLLRGWDMGTTLARANAFAGYICEVRGAVPPNLTAYAQWVGAWR; encoded by the coding sequence ATGCTGTGCGGCTGGCTCGATGTGCCGGCCGCCAGCGAGATACCGATGCCGGACAGCGCCCGCCATCTGCTGCAATGCCTGCCGCTGCAGATGCTGCTCGTCACCTGCGGCGCCGAGGGCGCGCTGGCGTTCGACAGCGAAGGCCGCTGTATCGCCCGGGGCCGCGACACGCGGCCCATCAGCCTGGTCGACACGGTCGGTGCCGGCGATTCGTTCTCGGCGGTGGCGCTGGCAGGGCTGCTGCGCGGCTGGGACATGGGCACCACGCTGGCACGCGCCAATGCGTTCGCCGGGTATATCTGCGAAGTGCGCGGCGCCGTGCCGCCCAACTTGACGGCCTATGCGCAATGGGTCGGCGCGTGGCGGTGA